One window of the Carnobacterium maltaromaticum DSM 20342 genome contains the following:
- the mvk gene encoding mevalonate kinase: MTKLDSVGYGVATGKIILMGEHAVVYGEPAIALPFPAVRINAKVEKIAQSIVELDCYFYQGPLTEAPQQLTNLITAIKESLAVLQQPQQGFKLSITSTVPAERGMGSSAAVAVATIRALFSYFKQPLADSVLLELTNQAEKIAHGNPSGLDAAMTSGSVPLYYVKNQPFAPISLNLKAYLIVADTGITGQTKKAVADVAALLESHPQEIGDKIVTLGNLVKQSKHAIEENNPVLLGGYMNQAQQILVDLTVSSPEIDLLVAAANQAGALGAKLTGGGRGGCLVALATTKSAAEQIEAALIEAGATITWIYQIGEK, from the coding sequence ATGACAAAGTTAGATTCAGTTGGTTATGGAGTTGCCACTGGTAAAATTATTTTAATGGGCGAACATGCCGTGGTTTATGGAGAACCGGCAATTGCACTCCCTTTTCCTGCCGTACGAATTAACGCCAAGGTAGAGAAAATTGCTCAATCTATCGTAGAGCTAGATTGTTATTTTTATCAAGGTCCACTGACAGAAGCACCACAGCAATTAACTAATTTAATAACAGCAATCAAAGAATCTTTGGCTGTTTTGCAACAACCTCAGCAAGGATTTAAACTGTCGATTACTAGTACGGTTCCGGCTGAACGCGGTATGGGATCCAGCGCTGCTGTGGCAGTGGCTACTATTCGAGCTTTATTTTCTTACTTTAAACAGCCTCTAGCAGATTCAGTTTTGTTAGAGTTAACCAATCAAGCTGAAAAAATTGCTCATGGCAATCCAAGTGGGCTAGACGCTGCAATGACCAGTGGTTCGGTTCCTCTTTATTATGTGAAAAATCAACCTTTTGCGCCTATTTCTTTGAATTTAAAAGCCTACTTAATTGTGGCTGATACAGGCATTACTGGACAAACAAAAAAGGCTGTTGCCGATGTGGCTGCTTTGTTAGAGAGTCATCCGCAAGAAATAGGTGACAAAATTGTCACTTTAGGCAACTTAGTTAAACAAAGTAAACATGCTATTGAAGAAAATAATCCGGTTTTACTAGGTGGCTACATGAATCAAGCTCAGCAAATTTTAGTTGATTTAACTGTCAGCAGTCCTGAAATTGATTTACTTGTTGCTGCTGCTAATCAAGCGGGTGCTCTTGGAGCAAAATTAACCGGTGGTGGACGTGGCGGTTGTCTTGTAGCCTTAGCTACAACTAAAAGTGCTGCAGAACAAATTGAAGCGGCTTTAATTGAAGCTGGTGCAACTATTACATGGATTTATCAGATTGGAGAGAAATAA
- the coaA gene encoding type I pantothenate kinase, translating into MKESATYHIIEREEWMEFYQNSVAPLTKEELEQLKGLNDQISLRDVEDVYIPIAHLFDIYLTQYEALQEKKLRFLKKEVQKKPFIIGIAGSVAVGKSTTARLLQMMLSRVYKDKQVELITTDGFLYPNAILEERGIMDKKGFPESYDMARLITFLGDVKNGASAVKAPVYSHEVYDIVEGEYEVLDQPDILIVEGINVLQLPQNEQIYVSDFFDFSIFVDADPELIEQWYLDRFGVLLKTAFKDPTNYYYSFAIGDREEAFSMAKNVWRTVNLTNLEEFILPTRNRADLIIHKTDNHRIDRLFLRKY; encoded by the coding sequence ATGAAAGAATCGGCTACCTATCATATTATTGAGCGGGAAGAATGGATGGAGTTTTACCAAAATAGCGTGGCTCCTTTAACAAAGGAAGAATTGGAGCAGCTTAAAGGGTTAAACGACCAGATTTCTTTGCGAGATGTGGAAGATGTCTATATTCCAATTGCTCATTTATTTGATATATACTTAACACAATATGAAGCTTTACAAGAAAAAAAATTGCGCTTTTTAAAAAAAGAAGTCCAAAAGAAACCCTTTATCATCGGGATTGCTGGAAGTGTAGCAGTTGGGAAAAGTACAACGGCTCGTTTGCTGCAAATGATGCTGTCTCGTGTTTATAAAGACAAGCAAGTGGAGCTGATTACGACAGATGGTTTCCTCTATCCTAATGCAATCTTAGAAGAACGTGGGATTATGGATAAAAAAGGTTTTCCAGAAAGTTACGATATGGCCCGTTTGATTACGTTCCTTGGTGATGTTAAAAATGGTGCTTCCGCAGTTAAAGCGCCAGTGTATTCCCATGAAGTTTATGACATTGTGGAAGGTGAATACGAAGTTTTAGATCAGCCTGATATTTTAATTGTCGAAGGAATCAACGTCTTACAACTGCCACAAAACGAACAAATTTATGTCAGCGACTTTTTTGATTTTTCGATTTTCGTTGATGCTGATCCAGAGCTGATTGAGCAATGGTATTTAGATCGTTTTGGTGTCTTATTAAAGACCGCCTTTAAAGATCCGACGAACTACTATTATTCATTTGCGATTGGAGATCGTGAAGAAGCCTTTTCGATGGCTAAAAACGTCTGGCGTACAGTCAATCTCACGAACTTAGAAGAATTTATCTTACCAACTCGCAATCGAGCAGATTTAATCATTCATAAAACCGATAATCATCGAATTGACCGGTTATTTTTAAGAAAATATTAG
- the guaA gene encoding glutamine-hydrolyzing GMP synthase translates to MTTIEKIIVLDFGSQYNQLITRRIREFGIYSELLSHKITAEEIKGMNVKGIIFSGGPNSVYDEGAFRVDPAIFELGVPILGICYGMQLMTDVLGGKVEPANNREYGKAEIVIEDASAPLFAGLEKEETVWMSHGDLVTEVPAGFTISATSAHCPIASMYNNELNFHAVQFHPEVRHSVHGNEILKNFAFNVCGAAGNWSIANFIDLEIAKIRNTVGDKKVLLALSGGVDSSVVGVLLQKAIGDQLTCIFVDHGLLRKNEGDQVMESLSGKFGLNIIRVDAKKRFMDKLAGVSDPEQKRKIIGNEFVYVFDDEATKLKGIDFLAQGTLYTDVIESGTDTAQTIKSHHNVGGLPEDMQFKLIEPLNTLFKDEVRALGTELGMPDALVWRQPFPGPGLGIRVLGELTEEKLEIVRESDAILREEIASAGLDRDVWQYFTVLPGIRSVGVMGDGRTYDYTVGIRAVTSIDGMTSDFARIPWDVLQKISVRIVNEVSHVNRIVYDITSKPPATIEWE, encoded by the coding sequence ATGACAACGATTGAAAAAATTATTGTGCTTGATTTTGGAAGTCAATACAACCAGTTAATTACAAGACGCATCCGTGAATTCGGAATTTATTCTGAGCTATTATCTCACAAGATTACAGCTGAAGAAATTAAAGGCATGAACGTGAAAGGAATTATTTTTTCTGGTGGACCAAACAGTGTCTACGACGAAGGAGCATTCCGCGTTGATCCCGCAATTTTCGAATTAGGCGTTCCAATTCTAGGAATCTGTTACGGCATGCAATTAATGACTGACGTATTAGGTGGGAAAGTTGAACCTGCCAATAACCGCGAGTACGGTAAAGCCGAAATCGTTATCGAAGATGCTTCCGCACCATTATTTGCTGGCTTAGAAAAAGAAGAAACGGTTTGGATGAGTCATGGTGACTTAGTTACTGAAGTTCCAGCAGGATTTACGATTTCAGCAACGAGTGCACATTGTCCAATCGCTTCTATGTATAATAACGAATTAAATTTCCACGCTGTTCAGTTCCATCCAGAAGTACGTCATTCTGTTCATGGCAATGAAATCTTGAAAAACTTTGCATTCAACGTTTGTGGCGCTGCAGGTAACTGGTCAATCGCGAACTTTATTGACTTAGAAATTGCAAAAATCCGCAACACAGTTGGCGATAAAAAAGTTTTATTAGCTTTATCAGGTGGAGTGGATTCAAGTGTTGTCGGCGTGCTTTTACAAAAAGCTATTGGCGATCAATTAACATGTATCTTTGTTGATCATGGTTTGCTACGTAAAAACGAAGGCGATCAAGTAATGGAAAGCCTATCAGGCAAATTTGGTCTAAACATTATTCGTGTTGATGCGAAGAAACGTTTCATGGACAAATTAGCTGGTGTTAGCGATCCAGAACAAAAACGTAAAATCATTGGAAACGAATTTGTATATGTTTTCGATGACGAAGCAACTAAATTAAAAGGTATTGATTTCTTAGCTCAAGGAACTCTATATACAGACGTGATTGAAAGTGGAACAGATACTGCTCAAACAATCAAATCACATCATAATGTAGGTGGCCTTCCTGAGGACATGCAATTTAAATTAATCGAACCTTTAAATACATTATTTAAAGATGAAGTTCGTGCTTTAGGGACAGAATTAGGCATGCCAGACGCACTTGTATGGCGCCAACCATTCCCAGGACCAGGTTTAGGTATTCGTGTCCTTGGTGAATTAACCGAAGAAAAACTTGAAATTGTTCGTGAAAGTGACGCTATTTTACGTGAAGAGATTGCAAGTGCAGGTCTTGATCGTGACGTATGGCAATACTTTACCGTTTTACCAGGCATCCGCAGTGTTGGAGTAATGGGTGACGGCAGAACCTATGATTATACAGTTGGTATCCGTGCTGTAACCTCAATTGATGGTATGACTTCAGATTTTGCCCGCATTCCATGGGATGTTCTGCAAAAGATTTCAGTTCGTATTGTGAATGAAGTCAGTCATGTAAACCGTATTGTTTATGATATTACAAGTAAACCACCAGCTACGATTGAGTGGGAATAG
- a CDS encoding helix-turn-helix domain-containing protein — MKTKMSEILSFISEEAVSRKMTSEEIAVHFGYDKHHFSRKFKEINGFSVVEFLSSLKVEKAIIGLDEEKRVIDLQERSGFESSGSFTNTFKKYTGSSPRAYKTEMNELFYDIKSFENNDKDKSIAHFEEKSHSFCTVTIEVPDGFEKGIIFIGLFRTLIPNHMPISGLATKNLIGNKLKNIPNGDYYLLSCAIDRSNNILSYFNLNNSLRGKEDGKLSFPKCSGNSYTIKLREAIPEDPPILVNVGKLLISRLKNTI; from the coding sequence ATGAAAACTAAGATGTCTGAAATTCTTTCTTTTATTTCAGAAGAAGCGGTTAGTAGAAAAATGACAAGTGAGGAAATTGCAGTTCACTTTGGCTATGATAAACATCATTTTAGTCGGAAATTTAAAGAAATAAATGGATTCAGTGTTGTTGAATTCCTCTCTAGTTTAAAAGTTGAAAAGGCGATTATTGGGCTTGATGAAGAAAAGAGAGTAATCGACCTACAAGAACGTTCAGGTTTTGAAAGCAGCGGTAGTTTTACGAATACGTTCAAAAAATATACAGGTAGTTCTCCTAGAGCGTACAAAACTGAAATGAACGAACTTTTTTATGATATTAAAAGTTTTGAAAATAATGATAAAGACAAGTCGATAGCACATTTTGAAGAAAAGAGTCATTCTTTTTGTACAGTAACTATTGAAGTACCTGATGGATTTGAAAAGGGAATCATATTTATTGGACTTTTCCGTACACTGATACCGAATCATATGCCTATATCTGGATTAGCCACTAAAAATTTAATAGGAAATAAACTGAAGAATATTCCAAATGGAGACTATTATTTATTATCTTGTGCTATAGACCGTTCTAATAACATTCTATCTTACTTTAACTTAAACAATAGTTTAAGGGGGAAAGAAGATGGAAAGTTGTCTTTTCCAAAATGTTCTGGCAATAGTTACACGATTAAGCTGAGGGAAGCAATACCAGAAGATCCACCAATATTAGTGAATGTTGGAAAACTTTTAATCTCTCGTTTAAAGAACACAATCTAG
- a CDS encoding VOC family protein, whose product MSLNVKSITVGLPVSNLEKSASWYEKILMSDEKLIPVEGVIEYLIGSVWIQLFEEKINVSENVLRLEVEDLETEFERLKTLGVIVDEVIEDVPGIIRYFDFSDPDGNKLSFYWLYAQE is encoded by the coding sequence ATGAGTTTAAATGTAAAGAGTATCACTGTAGGTCTGCCAGTAAGTAATTTGGAGAAATCTGCTAGTTGGTATGAAAAAATTCTTATGAGTGATGAGAAACTTATTCCTGTTGAAGGTGTTATTGAATATCTAATTGGTTCTGTTTGGATTCAACTTTTCGAAGAAAAAATAAATGTTTCAGAGAACGTTTTACGTTTAGAGGTAGAAGATTTAGAAACAGAATTTGAACGTTTAAAAACACTTGGCGTAATAGTTGACGAGGTGATAGAGGATGTACCAGGTATCATTCGATACTTTGATTTCTCTGATCCAGATGGCAATAAGTTATCGTTCTATTGGTTATACGCTCAAGAATAG
- a CDS encoding TetR/AcrR family transcriptional regulator produces the protein MKAVNQKKYIWEQFYSLLTNEEWLFSKIPINTICEQSGIHRSTFYRLFHDKYNLLEFGISILWGQFTEINIHDRIHQPFQTADAFYKFSEARKLISHHVNDEPFNLFLTEYLSNLFEIEMEHYFEKMPSTSFEPSFVSKYILSNINFLDNWNKSLTKKLTPKELDSLYHKLILKDLFQSNT, from the coding sequence ATGAAAGCAGTTAATCAAAAGAAATATATATGGGAGCAATTCTATTCACTTCTTACAAATGAAGAATGGCTATTTTCTAAAATTCCTATCAATACAATATGCGAACAATCAGGGATTCATCGTTCAACTTTTTATAGACTTTTTCATGATAAATACAATCTATTAGAATTTGGAATTTCAATTTTATGGGGGCAATTTACTGAAATTAATATTCATGATAGAATACATCAACCTTTTCAAACAGCAGACGCTTTTTATAAATTTTCTGAAGCAAGAAAGCTTATCAGCCACCATGTAAATGATGAACCTTTCAATCTTTTTTTAACTGAATACCTATCAAATTTATTTGAAATAGAAATGGAGCATTACTTCGAAAAAATGCCATCTACTAGTTTTGAACCTTCTTTTGTTAGTAAATATATTCTGTCTAACATCAATTTTTTAGACAACTGGAATAAATCATTAACTAAGAAATTAACGCCCAAAGAATTAGATTCTTTGTATCACAAGTTAATCTTAAAAGATTTATTTCAATCAAATACGTAA
- a CDS encoding dihydrofolate reductase family protein yields MTRKVILYIATSIDGFIADSAGGIEWLSIAETLELEKDETYNEFYKKIDTVIMGRTTYDQVVNELSPDFYPYENKVNYVLTNREGDDRANVNFSSENIIDLVERVKNENGKAIWIVGGNSVIMPLVENNLIDEYRIATVPVILGKGIPLFNTFNKSLFLKLKESHSINSICYHTFTK; encoded by the coding sequence ATGACGAGAAAAGTAATACTTTACATTGCTACAAGTATTGATGGATTTATCGCGGATTCTGCAGGGGGAATTGAGTGGTTATCAATAGCTGAAACTTTGGAATTAGAAAAAGATGAAACCTATAATGAATTTTACAAGAAGATAGATACTGTTATCATGGGAAGAACAACTTATGATCAAGTAGTAAATGAGTTATCTCCAGACTTTTATCCATACGAGAATAAAGTTAATTACGTGCTAACGAATCGAGAGGGTGACGATCGGGCTAACGTGAATTTCTCAAGTGAGAATATAATTGATCTTGTAGAGAGAGTAAAAAATGAAAATGGCAAGGCTATCTGGATTGTTGGCGGAAATAGTGTAATAATGCCGCTAGTGGAAAATAATTTAATTGATGAATACCGTATTGCTACAGTTCCAGTTATACTTGGAAAAGGAATTCCATTATTTAATACATTTAATAAATCACTTTTTTTAAAACTGAAAGAGTCACATAGTATTAATAGTATTTGTTATCACACATTTACAAAATAA
- a CDS encoding TetR/AcrR family transcriptional regulator, translating into MKENNQSLLSKKWIIDSLLYLLKTKPYSEITITEITKKAGVARLTFYRNFESKDQILITRSNYLFQEYLDEIRQNGKITSIQQALLQCFNNWQRDSQVMELLIKNDLIYLIEQPFYTFLEKIIEEIPDLDNLDNTQKIFVLGGVTRTMLDWISTKSTKSSTEITESILTLIDLRYLVNSSKNDD; encoded by the coding sequence ATGAAAGAAAATAATCAGTCGCTACTTAGTAAAAAATGGATTATAGACAGCTTACTTTATTTATTAAAAACGAAACCCTACTCGGAGATAACTATTACGGAAATTACAAAGAAAGCGGGTGTTGCTCGCCTAACTTTTTATAGAAATTTTGAAAGCAAAGATCAAATCCTAATTACCAGATCCAACTACCTTTTTCAAGAATACCTTGATGAAATAAGACAAAATGGAAAAATAACTAGCATTCAACAAGCGCTATTGCAATGCTTTAATAATTGGCAACGGGATTCGCAAGTAATGGAGTTACTAATAAAAAATGATCTTATCTATTTAATAGAACAACCTTTTTATACTTTTTTAGAAAAAATTATTGAGGAAATTCCTGATTTAGATAATTTAGACAATACTCAAAAAATATTTGTTTTAGGCGGGGTGACCCGTACCATGCTTGATTGGATTTCAACTAAAAGCACTAAATCATCTACTGAGATAACTGAGTCTATTTTGACATTAATTGATTTGAGATATTTAGTGAATAGTTCTAAAAATGATGACTAA
- a CDS encoding Crp/Fnr family transcriptional regulator, with translation MMNQYFLKEIPILKENWSKIEHLFIPKEISAKTVLLSEGEIASHIYFIDSGALRLWNNDDGRDITVQFFFENQIVASFESWYQKKPSIFTIESIENTTVIALSSDSFNQIIKQFPEINMYLTKLISERFVSYTNYFLTRIKDSPEKRYQDLVDNEPEIVERVPQHYIASYLGITPVSLSRIRNRIKLT, from the coding sequence ATGATGAATCAATACTTTTTAAAAGAAATTCCTATACTAAAAGAAAATTGGTCTAAAATTGAGCATTTATTTATTCCAAAAGAAATATCTGCTAAAACTGTTCTATTATCAGAAGGTGAAATTGCTAGTCATATCTATTTTATTGATAGTGGGGCACTAAGACTATGGAACAATGATGATGGACGAGATATCACTGTTCAATTTTTCTTTGAAAATCAAATTGTAGCCTCTTTTGAAAGTTGGTATCAGAAAAAGCCAAGTATTTTTACTATTGAGAGTATTGAAAATACGACTGTAATTGCTTTAAGCTCGGATTCATTTAATCAAATAATCAAACAATTTCCAGAAATCAATATGTATCTAACTAAATTAATAAGTGAACGTTTTGTCAGTTATACAAACTATTTTTTAACACGTATCAAAGACTCTCCTGAAAAAAGGTATCAAGATTTAGTTGATAACGAGCCAGAAATAGTGGAACGTGTTCCTCAGCATTATATTGCTTCTTACTTGGGTATTACGCCTGTTTCCCTAAGCCGGATTAGAAATCGAATCAAATTAACATAA
- a CDS encoding NAD(P)H-dependent oxidoreductase yields the protein MNIVIVYNHPYKGSFCHALLESTIKGAKLAGHTVDIIDLDSDKFNPVMSGQDLLAFRNHEASDPQAIDYINRIKKADHLVLIFPIWWELMPAMMKGFIDKVIFPGSTYNYTKSGYGMISTLTKLKSTTIITTMNTPKIIYRFIFGNALQKALIKGTLKKSGLKNVKWHSFNMVKASSDTTRKKWLKLIEKKFSHK from the coding sequence ATGAATATTGTAATCGTCTATAACCACCCATATAAAGGAAGTTTTTGTCATGCATTATTGGAATCAACAATAAAAGGTGCAAAATTAGCTGGTCATACGGTTGATATAATTGATTTAGATAGTGATAAATTTAATCCAGTGATGTCTGGACAAGATTTACTGGCCTTTAGAAATCATGAGGCTTCTGATCCTCAAGCAATTGATTATATTAACCGAATTAAGAAAGCGGATCATCTTGTTCTTATTTTCCCAATTTGGTGGGAACTGATGCCGGCAATGATGAAAGGGTTTATTGACAAAGTAATTTTCCCTGGATCAACTTACAACTACACAAAATCTGGGTATGGAATGATTAGCACTTTAACCAAACTTAAATCTACAACTATCATTACAACGATGAATACACCGAAAATAATCTATAGATTTATTTTTGGTAATGCACTCCAAAAAGCTCTAATTAAAGGAACTTTAAAAAAATCGGGTCTGAAAAATGTGAAATGGCATAGTTTTAATATGGTTAAAGCAAGTTCAGATACTACTAGAAAAAAATGGCTTAAACTTATTGAGAAAAAATTTTCTCATAAATAA
- the asnA gene encoding aspartate--ammonia ligase, with protein MKKTIIPTNYESVLNVYDTQTAIGFIKRCFEEALTGSLKLKRVSAPLFVHQQSGLNDNLSGVERPVQFDVPSLKNNGEVVHSLAKWKRVALKQYDFHAGNGLYADMNAIRRDEVLDNLHSIYVDQWDWERVISKEQRTIDYLKEVVQGLVNAMAETASRLHTKYPSVNIPIQTKVSFITSQELADLYPGLSSKDREHAYVKEHPTTFIMQIGAALNDGESHDHRAPDYDDWSLNGDLLFWHEPLKCAMELSSMGIRVDDKSLLEQLEKANATDRLAFDFHKQVANNELPLTIGGGIGQSRMCMLLLGKAHIGEVQVSLWDDETIEACDGKIFLL; from the coding sequence ATCAAAAAAACAATTATTCCAACAAACTATGAATCTGTCTTAAATGTGTATGACACACAAACTGCAATTGGCTTTATCAAACGTTGCTTTGAAGAAGCTTTAACAGGTAGCTTAAAACTAAAACGAGTTTCAGCTCCACTTTTTGTTCATCAACAATCTGGCTTAAATGATAATCTAAGCGGCGTTGAACGCCCTGTTCAATTTGATGTGCCTTCCTTAAAAAATAATGGTGAAGTTGTACATTCCCTTGCTAAATGGAAACGCGTGGCACTAAAGCAATATGATTTTCACGCTGGAAACGGATTGTATGCCGATATGAATGCGATTCGTCGCGATGAAGTCTTAGATAATCTACACTCAATCTACGTGGATCAATGGGATTGGGAACGAGTGATTTCAAAAGAACAACGCACAATTGATTACTTAAAAGAAGTTGTCCAAGGGCTAGTTAATGCGATGGCTGAAACAGCTAGCCGCTTGCATACTAAATACCCTAGTGTGAACATACCGATTCAAACAAAGGTTTCATTTATTACAAGTCAGGAATTGGCTGACCTGTATCCGGGACTAAGTTCAAAAGACCGAGAACATGCTTATGTAAAAGAGCATCCAACAACCTTTATTATGCAAATTGGGGCGGCGTTAAACGATGGTGAGTCTCACGATCATCGAGCGCCTGATTATGACGATTGGTCACTTAATGGCGATTTACTATTTTGGCATGAACCTTTAAAATGTGCGATGGAGCTTTCTAGCATGGGAATTCGGGTTGATGACAAATCGCTTTTGGAACAGCTGGAAAAAGCCAATGCAACAGATCGATTAGCTTTTGATTTTCATAAACAAGTAGCAAACAACGAGTTGCCTTTAACTATTGGTGGCGGGATTGGCCAAAGTCGGATGTGCATGCTTTTACTAGGCAAAGCACATATTGGTGAGGTTCAAGTTTCCTTGTGGGATGATGAAACAATTGAAGCCTGTGATGGGAAGATTTTCTTACTATAG
- the bsh gene encoding choloylglycine hydrolase — translation MCTAVTYVTNDHYFGRNLDLDFSYNETVTITPRNFVFPYRHVSDISQHYAIIGMATVVNNYPLYYDATNEKGLSMAGLNFPENAVYFPEATGKDNIAPFEFIPWLLGQCGTIKEVRELLEKINLVNTNFSDELPLSPLHWMITDQQESIVVEQTKNGLAIYENPVGVMTNNPTFDYQLFNLNNYRHVSPITPNNLFSKEIDLDIYSRGMGGIGLPGDLSSASRFVKVAFTKLNSVSGTSESESISQFFQILGSVTQQRGLCEVGDGKYEYTIYSSCCNMDKGIYYYTTYENSQITGVDMHKENLDGTKLVNYSLVSGQQINFVN, via the coding sequence ATGTGTACAGCAGTTACCTATGTAACAAATGATCATTATTTTGGCCGGAATTTAGATTTAGATTTTTCTTATAACGAAACGGTGACAATTACCCCAAGAAACTTCGTGTTTCCTTACCGCCATGTATCTGATATATCCCAGCACTATGCCATAATTGGGATGGCAACGGTAGTGAATAACTACCCTTTATATTATGATGCAACCAATGAAAAAGGGTTGAGTATGGCTGGTTTGAATTTTCCTGAAAATGCTGTCTATTTCCCAGAAGCTACAGGAAAAGATAACATTGCTCCGTTTGAATTTATTCCTTGGTTGTTAGGGCAATGTGGGACTATAAAAGAAGTTAGAGAACTCTTAGAAAAAATAAACTTAGTCAATACTAATTTTAGTGACGAACTTCCATTATCGCCGCTTCACTGGATGATTACAGATCAGCAGGAGTCAATTGTAGTGGAACAAACAAAAAATGGCTTAGCGATTTATGAAAATCCTGTTGGAGTCATGACAAACAATCCAACGTTTGATTATCAACTTTTCAACTTAAATAATTATCGACATGTATCACCAATCACACCAAATAATTTGTTTTCCAAGGAAATTGATTTAGATATTTACAGTCGAGGGATGGGGGGAATTGGTTTACCTGGAGATCTTTCATCTGCCTCACGTTTTGTTAAAGTTGCTTTTACAAAATTAAATTCAGTTTCAGGGACATCCGAATCAGAAAGTATTAGCCAGTTTTTCCAAATATTAGGTTCAGTTACTCAACAAAGAGGCTTATGCGAAGTTGGTGATGGCAAGTATGAATATACGATTTATTCATCTTGTTGCAATATGGATAAAGGAATTTACTATTATACAACTTATGAAAACAGTCAAATTACTGGGGTTGATATGCACAAAGAGAATTTAGATGGTACTAAACTCGTCAACTATTCATTAGTTTCTGGTCAGCAAATTAATTTTGTGAATTAG